Proteins from a genomic interval of Paenibacillus lentus:
- the tsaE gene encoding tRNA (adenosine(37)-N6)-threonylcarbamoyltransferase complex ATPase subunit type 1 TsaE produces the protein MYEAKDLQGTEELAAYLAAQAAPGTVIALDGDLGAGKTAFSQLFAKHLEVQDTVNSPTFTLIKEYEGRLPFYHMDVYRLTLEEAEDLGLDEYFYGNGVTLVEWASIIEDILPEQVMHIYIEAGAGTERKMWLSGRGEPYEQWITILRQNGAAPK, from the coding sequence ATGTACGAGGCCAAGGATTTACAAGGTACTGAAGAACTCGCTGCGTATCTTGCCGCTCAGGCTGCACCGGGAACGGTCATAGCCCTGGATGGGGATTTGGGTGCGGGCAAGACGGCATTTTCTCAATTGTTTGCCAAGCATTTAGAGGTTCAGGATACGGTGAATAGCCCGACTTTTACCTTAATTAAGGAATATGAAGGTCGACTGCCTTTTTACCATATGGATGTGTACCGGTTGACGCTGGAGGAAGCCGAGGATTTGGGATTGGATGAATACTTCTACGGCAACGGCGTGACGCTGGTAGAGTGGGCAAGCATTATCGAAGATATTTTGCCAGAGCAGGTTATGCACATCTATATAGAAGCCGGGGCAGGCACGGAGCGGAAAATGTGGTTATCCGGTCGGGGAGAACCCTACGAGCAATGGATTACGATCTTGAGACAGAATGGAGCTGCACCTAAATGA
- the tsaD gene encoding tRNA (adenosine(37)-N6)-threonylcarbamoyltransferase complex transferase subunit TsaD, whose amino-acid sequence MDLNRDCYILAVETSCDETSVAVVRNGTEVLSNLIASQIETHRAFGGVVPEVASRKHVESITLMLEGAIQEAGITLEDLSAVAVTEGPGLVGALLVGIMAAKSLAFAADKPLIGTHHIAGHIYANRLVQEIRYPSIALVVSGGHTELVLMEREGSFKLIGRTRDDAVGEAYDKVARALGFPYPGGPYVDKLALESDTVEVLPRAWLEPDSYDFSFSGLKSAVLNAVNQHKMRGEEGYGPAIARGFQESVIEVLVEKAIRAVRSTGAVQLLLCGGVAANRGLRSALAERCEKERIDLVIPPLKYCTDNAAMIGAAAYLKWKSKEFSNWELKAEPSLSLEKWSMK is encoded by the coding sequence TTGGATTTAAATCGGGATTGTTATATATTGGCGGTCGAAACGAGCTGTGACGAAACATCGGTCGCTGTTGTTAGAAATGGAACGGAAGTGCTCTCGAATTTAATCGCCAGCCAGATCGAAACGCATCGGGCTTTTGGCGGAGTCGTTCCGGAGGTAGCTTCTCGCAAGCATGTCGAGAGCATCACGCTCATGCTGGAGGGGGCGATCCAGGAGGCGGGCATTACGCTTGAAGACCTGTCAGCGGTCGCTGTTACGGAAGGCCCTGGCCTTGTCGGGGCGCTGCTGGTCGGGATTATGGCCGCCAAAAGCCTTGCCTTTGCTGCGGATAAGCCATTGATCGGCACACACCATATTGCCGGTCATATTTATGCGAATCGGCTTGTGCAGGAAATTCGCTATCCGTCGATTGCGCTAGTCGTTTCAGGCGGACATACCGAGCTTGTGCTAATGGAGCGGGAAGGAAGCTTCAAGCTGATCGGCCGTACGCGGGACGATGCTGTCGGCGAGGCGTACGACAAGGTGGCGAGAGCCTTGGGCTTCCCTTACCCTGGGGGTCCGTATGTCGACAAACTGGCTTTGGAGTCGGATACCGTCGAGGTGTTGCCCCGAGCCTGGCTGGAGCCGGATTCGTACGATTTCAGCTTCAGCGGCTTGAAATCGGCTGTACTGAATGCGGTGAATCAGCATAAGATGCGTGGGGAAGAAGGGTACGGTCCGGCTATCGCCCGCGGCTTTCAAGAGTCGGTCATTGAGGTGCTGGTCGAGAAAGCCATTCGCGCGGTGCGATCAACGGGAGCGGTACAGCTACTGCTATGTGGGGGAGTTGCTGCGAATCGTGGGCTGCGCTCGGCACTTGCCGAGCGGTGTGAGAAGGAGCGGATTGATCTTGTCATTCCGCCGCTAAAATATTGCACGGACAACGCCGCCATGATTGGTGCCGCTGCCTATTTAAAGTGGAAGAGCAAGGAGTTCTCCAACTGGGAGCTTAAAGCGGAGCCTTCACTATCTCTGGAAAAGTGGTCGATGAAATAA
- the rimI gene encoding ribosomal protein S18-alanine N-acetyltransferase, translating to MESAKSIQMDKVTFRHMKLEDIPDIMVIEHESFTLPWSEEAFRSEMTLNHFAKYLVMDYEGSPIGYAGMWTVLDEAHITNIAVRTAYRGHYLGELLFRKIIDWAAELGMRRMTLEVRVTNHSAQSLYRKLGFHSVGTRKGYYSDNDEDALIMWYELPVREQQAGEEEGSEEDWI from the coding sequence ATGGAGTCAGCAAAGTCGATACAGATGGACAAGGTGACTTTTCGTCATATGAAGCTTGAAGATATACCTGATATTATGGTCATCGAGCATGAATCTTTCACCTTGCCATGGAGCGAAGAGGCATTCCGCAGCGAGATGACCTTAAACCATTTCGCCAAATATTTGGTGATGGATTACGAGGGGAGTCCAATTGGTTATGCGGGGATGTGGACGGTGCTGGATGAGGCGCATATTACAAATATTGCGGTGAGGACGGCATACCGCGGTCATTATTTGGGCGAGCTGCTGTTTCGCAAAATAATTGACTGGGCTGCAGAGCTTGGCATGCGCCGGATGACGCTGGAGGTACGTGTAACGAATCATTCCGCCCAATCCTTATATAGGAAGCTTGGATTTCATTCTGTCGGTACTCGCAAGGGATATTACTCCGATAATGATGAGGACGCGCTCATTATGTGGTACGAGCTTCCCGTTCGGGAGCAGCAAGCAGGTGAAGAGGAAGGAAGCGAAGAAGATTGGATTTAA
- a CDS encoding bactofilin family protein: MFKSKAVPVKLDPDTTDTLVGEGSSFEGNIKSDASIRIEGQVTGDIECKGDVTIGEKGRVKSNIVARNVIIAGTVTGDIQTKSKLTITSTGKLYGNITVTSLSIEEGSVFEGSSRMSNPSEPAASANKEAAATSQTS, translated from the coding sequence ATGTTTAAAAGCAAGGCAGTTCCTGTAAAGCTTGACCCCGATACGACGGATACCCTGGTAGGAGAAGGCAGCAGCTTCGAAGGCAACATTAAATCGGATGCCAGCATTCGCATTGAGGGGCAGGTTACGGGAGATATCGAATGTAAAGGCGACGTTACAATCGGTGAAAAAGGCCGAGTTAAATCCAACATTGTCGCACGTAATGTCATCATCGCTGGAACAGTGACAGGAGATATTCAAACGAAGAGCAAGCTTACAATTACCTCGACGGGGAAATTGTACGGCAACATTACGGTGACCAGTCTTTCGATTGAGGAAGGCAGCGTTTTTGAAGGTAGCAGCCGTATGAGCAATCCGTCCGAACCCGCGGCAAGTGCAAATAAAGAAGCAGCCGCCACATCGCAAACTTCCTGA
- the tsaB gene encoding tRNA (adenosine(37)-N6)-threonylcarbamoyltransferase complex dimerization subunit type 1 TsaB — translation MNYTQKPRQRLLALDTSTSILSVAVMEDAKLLAERNMKAERNHSAYLVTAIEEALAEAGLAKKELDGIAVGVGPGSYTGVRIAVTTAKTLAWSLQLPLSAVSSLAAIALGGFAAGRGQVAEQFALPRPTEAEMAVSADDAAEHWIVPLVDARRGQAYTALFGAAEGQIPHRLEPDAIRLVADWQGELAQRLEALPQGRRPAGVWFVGDTAVHAAALEDLRSLLGEALHIRGYELEAVWLGLVGSEQFLRGAYENVHTLEPNYTQLAEAEAKKLR, via the coding sequence ATGAATTATACACAAAAGCCGCGCCAGCGGTTATTGGCGTTGGACACGTCGACCTCGATCCTATCTGTGGCTGTGATGGAGGACGCCAAGCTGTTGGCCGAACGGAATATGAAGGCGGAGCGCAATCATTCGGCCTATTTGGTTACAGCGATTGAAGAGGCTCTGGCTGAGGCTGGATTGGCTAAGAAAGAATTAGACGGCATTGCTGTCGGCGTAGGGCCGGGATCGTATACCGGCGTTCGCATTGCGGTAACAACAGCCAAGACGCTAGCTTGGTCGCTGCAATTGCCATTGTCCGCCGTGTCGAGTCTGGCGGCAATCGCGCTTGGCGGTTTTGCTGCGGGAAGGGGACAAGTCGCCGAGCAATTTGCCCTTCCTCGCCCTACTGAGGCTGAAATGGCTGTCTCTGCGGATGATGCTGCCGAGCACTGGATTGTGCCGCTCGTCGATGCTCGTCGTGGGCAAGCCTACACCGCGTTATTCGGCGCAGCGGAAGGGCAAATTCCGCACCGCCTAGAACCGGACGCCATTCGGCTGGTGGCAGATTGGCAGGGCGAGCTTGCCCAGCGGCTGGAAGCTTTGCCCCAAGGCCGTAGACCGGCAGGCGTATGGTTCGTTGGAGACACTGCGGTTCATGCCGCAGCGCTTGAAGATCTGCGCTCCCTGTTGGGAGAAGCGCTGCACATTCGCGGCTATGAGCTTGAAGCCGTGTGGCTCGGGCTTGTTGGATCGGAGCAGTTCCTGCGAGGGGCTTATGAAAATGTACATACGCTGGAGCCGAATTATACCCAATTGGCAGAGGCCGAGGCGAAGAAGCTTCGTTAG
- a CDS encoding Ku protein, which yields MHTVWKGAISFGLVHVPVKMFSATEDKDISMKYIHTPCGSPISYVRRCPTCDKDTTWEEISRGYEYEKGKYVLFEKEELDQLSAQTEKTITILDFVDLAEIDPIYFQKTYYLSPDQAGSNAYQLLLEAMRQSGKIGIAKIAIRSKSSLAAIRVMEGCLAVETIFYPDEVRPISQVPNLPENLNVNDKELTMAKLLIEQLSTPFEPAKYNDDYRESLLQLIEQKIAGEEISLAPAKPQSNVIDLMAALQASIEAVKPVVTDPGPAPAKRTRKTAAKKQAANTDTAETAIGGNTAPKPKKRASSKAKKTIS from the coding sequence ATGCATACCGTTTGGAAGGGTGCAATCAGCTTCGGTCTCGTACACGTTCCGGTTAAAATGTTCTCAGCCACAGAAGACAAAGACATTTCCATGAAATACATTCATACGCCTTGCGGCAGTCCTATATCTTATGTAAGACGCTGTCCAACCTGCGATAAGGATACAACCTGGGAGGAAATCTCCCGCGGTTACGAATATGAGAAGGGGAAATATGTGCTGTTTGAAAAAGAGGAGCTGGATCAGTTGTCGGCCCAAACCGAGAAAACGATCACCATTCTGGATTTTGTAGATTTGGCGGAAATCGATCCCATCTATTTTCAGAAAACATATTACCTCTCTCCCGACCAGGCTGGATCAAACGCCTACCAGCTCCTGTTGGAAGCGATGCGCCAATCCGGCAAAATCGGCATCGCCAAAATCGCAATTCGCTCCAAAAGCAGCCTTGCAGCGATCCGAGTCATGGAAGGCTGTCTAGCTGTAGAAACCATTTTCTATCCCGATGAAGTTCGACCGATCTCTCAAGTACCGAATTTGCCAGAAAATTTGAACGTGAACGATAAGGAGCTGACTATGGCCAAGCTGTTGATCGAACAGCTGTCGACTCCATTTGAGCCGGCGAAATATAATGATGACTATCGGGAATCCCTGCTGCAACTTATTGAACAGAAGATTGCCGGGGAGGAGATCAGCCTTGCCCCTGCGAAACCGCAGAGCAATGTCATTGATCTCATGGCGGCCTTGCAGGCCAGCATCGAGGCGGTTAAGCCTGTCGTAACCGATCCGGGTCCAGCTCCTGCCAAGCGCACGCGCAAAACGGCGGCCAAAAAGCAAGCCGCAAACACAGATACTGCGGAGACAGCAATTGGAGGGAATACTGCGCCCAAACCGAAAAAAAGAGCCTCCAGCAAAGCAAAAAAGACCATCTCTTAG